Proteins from a genomic interval of Sander vitreus isolate 19-12246 chromosome 6, sanVit1, whole genome shotgun sequence:
- the ncoa7a gene encoding nuclear receptor coactivator 7 has product MKLLSDNFKVFYFASDCVEPYVEIITLKDSKRRQSLCSSVDSEAEEPEYQEEAEGALPVLCDRSQLLGDQHLEKLALHLPARTQGYPWQLVYSTAIHGSSLKTIYRNMARLDSPVLLVIKDMHNKVFGAFSSDPFKVSKYCYGTGETFLYSFNPDFQVYRWSGENSYFVSGNLESLQIGGGGGGFGLWLDADLYHGSSFSCPTFRNASLSTQEDFIIKDLEVWTVGT; this is encoded by the exons ATGAAGCTGCTCTCAGACAATTTCAAGGTGTTTTATTTCGCCAGTGACTGTGTGGAGCCGTATGTTGAG ATCATCACACTGAAGGACTCCAAGCGGCGCCAGAGTCTGTGCAGCTCGGTGGACTCTGAGGCAGAGGAGCCCGAGTACCAGGAGGAAGCTGAAGGTGCTCTCCCTGTCCTGTGTGACCGCAGCCAGCTGCTGGGTGACCAACACCTGGAGAAA CTTGCTCTTCACCTGCCAGCAAGGACCCAGGGCTATCCTTGGCAACTGGTCTACAGCACAGCCATCCATGGGAGCAGTCTGAAGACTATCTACAGGAATATGGCAAGATTGGACAGCCCTGTGCTGCTGGTCATCAAAGACATGCATAATAAG GTGTTTGGGGCATTTTCTTCTGATCCATTCAAAGTCAGTAAATACTGCTATGGCACAGGGGAAACCTTTCTGTACAGCTTCAACCCTGACTTCCAG GTATACAGGTGGAGCGGCGAGAACTCCTACTTTGTGAGCGGCAACTTGGAATCTCTGCAGATTGGTGGAGGGGG GGGCGGATTTGGCCTGTGGCTGGATGCTGATCTGTACCATGGTTCAAGCTTCTCCTGTCCCACATTCCGCAATGCGTCGCTCTCCACACAGGAAGACTTCATTATAAAAGACCTCGAAGTCTGGACTGTGGGAACTTAA